The Bradyrhizobium oligotrophicum S58 genome contains the following window.
GCAGTGCGAAACGGCTATGCGGACCGCCCCCCGGACTGAAACGAGACGAGCATGGCGGCAGCGGCCCATTGTGGCATCGACTTCGGCACTTCGAACACCACCGTCGGCCTCAGCAATGCCTCATCTGCAGAGCTCATCCCGCTGGAGGGCGAGCAGCGGACCTTGCCGAGCGCGATGTTCTTCGATTTCGAGGAGCACGGCGTGCAGTTCGGACGCAGCGCCATCGAACGCTATCTGACCGGCCATGACGGCCGCTTCATGCGCGCGCTGAAGAGCATCCTCGGCACCGCGCTGATCCACGAGAAGACCTATATCAGGCAGAAGGCGGTGCCGTTCGCCGGCATTCTCGGCTTCTTCTTCGCGCATCTGAAGACGCAGATCGAGACGCGGCTGGGCCACGAGGTCACGCAGGTGGTGCTTGGCCGTCCCGTGCGCTTCGTCGACAAGGACGATGCGGCCGACGCGGAGGCGCAGAGCGCGCTGGAGGCCATCGCGCGCGACCAGGGCTTCAAGCACATCGCGTTCCAGTACGAGCCGATCGCGGCCGCGCTCGACTACGAGCAGCAGGTCATCAGCGAGGAACTGGTGCTGATCGTCGACATCGGCGGCGGCACCTCCGACTTCTCGATCGTGCGCGTTTCGCCGGAGCGGCGCGGCAAGACCCGGCGCGACGACGACAT
Protein-coding sequences here:
- a CDS encoding Hsp70 family protein: MAAAAHCGIDFGTSNTTVGLSNASSAELIPLEGEQRTLPSAMFFDFEEHGVQFGRSAIERYLTGHDGRFMRALKSILGTALIHEKTYIRQKAVPFAGILGFFFAHLKTQIETRLGHEVTQVVLGRPVRFVDKDDAADAEAQSALEAIARDQGFKHIAFQYEPIAAALDYEQQVISEELVLIVDIGGGTSDFSIVRVSPERRGKTRRDDDILANGGIHIGGTDFDRLLSLRCVMPHLGYGSLTADGKRNLPTLYYHELATWHRINQLYKKGVINELRQIRYEAERRDLVDRFIKVVEDHRGHTLAIGVEQAKIALTAAKSLTSVLSEKDEWARIKFTRKDFDRAIADQVERVVRTVGTLLDDAGVEATAINTIFLTGGSSMVPALRDAILALFPEARVAETDLLGSVGIGLALDARRKFG